From Eubalaena glacialis isolate mEubGla1 chromosome 17, mEubGla1.1.hap2.+ XY, whole genome shotgun sequence, a single genomic window includes:
- the ABRA gene encoding actin-binding Rho-activating protein, which translates to MAPGEKEREEGPAKSALRKVRTATQAISLARGWQQWANENSIRQAQEPTGWMPGGTQNPPQASGPVIHPTTHRKAQSAPKSSSPKPEGHGDGQSSEEATEVSQIRRKEVTKTVVSKAYERGGDVGHLSHRYEKDGDAPEAGQPESEMDRILRGHGSPTRRRKCANLVSELTKGWKEMQQKEREEPKFRSNSIDTEDSGYGGETEERLEQDAERAAAARIKRPLPSQANRFTEKLNCKARQKYSQVGNLTERWQHWADEHRQSQKLNPFSEEFDYELAMSTCLHKGDEGYGCPKEGTKTAERAKRAKEHIYREIMDMCFIIQTMAHHRQDGKIQVTFGDLFDRYIRISDKVVGILMRARKHGLVDFEGEMLWQGRDDHVVITLLTEPSTARAKLDPLLS; encoded by the exons ATGGCTCcaggggaaaaggaaagggaggaggggccaGCCAAGAGTGCCCTCCGGAAGGTACGCACAGCCACCCAGGCTATCAGCTTGGCCCGAGGCTGGCAGCAGTGGGCCAATGAGAACAGCATCAGGCAGGCCCAGGAGCCCACAGGCTGGATGCCAGGAGGGACCCAGAACCCACCCCAAGCTTCTGGACCAGTGATACACCCCACCACCCACCGGAAAGCTCAGAGTGCCCCAAAGTCTTCCTCCCCAAAGCCAGAGGGACATGGAGACGGACAAAGCTCAGAGGAAGCCACCGAGGTCTCTCAGATCAGAAGGAAAGAGGTGACCAAAACAGTTGTCAGCAAGGCTTATGAGAGAGGAGGGGATGTGGGCCACCTCAGCCACAGATACGAGAAGGATGGTGACGCGCCTGAAGCTGGGCAGCCAGAGAGTGAAATGGACAGAATCCTCCGCGGCCATGGCTCCCCAACGCGGAGGAGAAAATGTGCCAACCTGGTATCTGAGCTGACCAAAGGCTGGAAAGAGATGCAGCAGAAGGAGCGGGAGGAGCCCAAGTTCAGGAGCAACAGCATAGACACAGAGGACAGCGGCTACGGAGGGGAGACGGAGGAGAGGCTGGAGCAGGATGCAGAGCGGGCGGCCGCTGCCAGAATCAAACGCCCCTTGCCCTCCCA ggCAAACAGATTCACAGAGAAACTCAACTGCAAAGCCCGGCAAAAATACAGCCAAGTGGGCAACCTGACAGAAAGATGGCAACACTGGGCTGATGAACACAGACAATCTCAGAAGCTCAATCCTTTCAGTGAAGAGTTTGATTATGAGTTGGCCATGTCCACCTGCCTGCACAAAGGAGATGAAGGCTACGGCTGTCCCAAGGAAGGAACCAAAACTGCCGAAAGGGCCAAGAGAGCCAAGGAGCACATCTACAGAGAAATCATGGACATGTGCTTCATCATCCAAACGATGGCTCACCACAGACAGGACGGCAAGATCCAGGTTACTTTTGGAGATCTCTTTGACAGATACATTCGTATTTCAGATAAAGTTGTGGGCATTCTCATGCGTGCCAGGAAGCATGGACTGGTTGACTTCGAAGGAGAGATGTTATGGCAAGGCCGGGATGACCATGTTGTGATTACTCTACTGACTGAACCTTCAACTGCACGAGCCAAACTTGACCCACTCTTGTCTTAA
- the OXR1 gene encoding oxidation resistance protein 1 isoform X9 translates to MSRLWYGKKGRRHQPINQKYTLVVSVAEYHRRIDALNTEELRTLCRRLQITTREDINSKQVTPVKADLESESFRPNLSDPSELLLPDQIEKLAKHLPPRTIGYPWTLVYGTGKHGTSLKTLYRTMTGLDTPVLMVIKDSDGQVFGALASEPFKVSDGFYGTGETFVFTFCPEFEVFKWTGDNMFFIKGDMDSLAFGGGGGEFALWLDGDLYHGRSHSCKTFGNHTLSKKEDFFIQDIEIWAFE, encoded by the exons GTAGTGTCAGTGGCTGAGTATCACCGCAGGATCGATGCTCTAAATACTGAAGAACTGCGCACACTCTGCAGACGTCTCCAG ATTACTACAAGGGAAGATATAAATTCAAAGCAGGTTACTCCAGTGAAAGCAGACCTGGAATCTGAATCTTTTCGACCAAACCTAAGTGATCCCAGTGAACTCTTACTGCCAGATCAAATTGAAAAG cttGCCAAGCATCTTCCACCAAGAACAATTGGCTATCCATGGACTCTTGTTTATGGTACTGGGAAGCATGGTACAAGCTTGAAGACCCTTTATCGAACAATGACAGGTTTAGACACTCCAGTGCTGATGGTGATTAAAGACAGTGATGGGCAG GTTTTTGGTGCATTGGCATCTGAGCCATTTAAAGTAAGTGATGGCTTTTATGGTACTGGAGAGACCTTTGTTTTTACGTTCTGTCCAGAATTTGAG gtCTTTAAGTGGACAGGAGATAATATGTTTTTTATCAAAGGAGACATGGATTCACTAGCTTTTGGTGGTGGAGG GGGAGAATTTGCCCTGTGGCTTGATGGAGATCTCTACCATGGAAGAAGCCATTCTTGTAAAACATTTGGAAATCATACACTTTCTAAGAAGGAAGACTTCTTTATCCAAGACATTGAAATCTGGGCTTTTGAATGA